A single Brienomyrus brachyistius isolate T26 chromosome 11, BBRACH_0.4, whole genome shotgun sequence DNA region contains:
- the LOC125751421 gene encoding lymphocyte-specific protein 1-like isoform X3 produces MLRGERREISKQGLQNLLRLTAQRSIEDAEEIERERRRQARKLSTTQQELDCGESFPERNAPHDDILHENVFKPSCPSSQDEDEGFGDWTQKMEKSRRRDLEEHVMAKEGGTDSRQGGSLIEQKSGTETPTVEQVEQQVSKGSMSRRRYGPEILKREERMNNRKEKVQDGHRNEDIEPGMTGEKDPRAEQREKEGGQTDKGTHDQEVTSQAAKVKRTLRGISLNQEGRTRMDTFQETGYKLEQIQHSLQEREREREEQQPIETKLEGLRMREEEEEHQWLIQMGNDIDGRVIEEPSCSITERTASLNRCLKKSSSFKKIQNPGFISKIDDKVEQYTHAIESSLKEARAAKQAPTDMTAPPEPVATKKNLFEAGDAWNQSFTKGSPSKDAEVLKVGVTDLITQWVKGNLDDGSRISSPKPAEVKYGEVLHKKNLWETLGDTSCFGKPGLGGKGPCSTKRYKFVVTGHGKYEKVPVSDDHCNACTNEQSSGTCPEHS; encoded by the exons ATGTTAAGAGGTGAAAGAAGAGAGATCAGCAAGCAAGGTTTGCAAAACTTGCTAAG ACTGACAGCTCAGCGCAGCATCGAGGATGCTGAGGAGATTGAGCGGGAGAGGCGGCGTCAGGCCAGGAAGCTGAGCACTACCCAGCAGGAGCTGGACTGCGGAGAGTCTTTCCCAGAGAGAAACGCGCCTCATGATGACATCTT GCATGAGAATGTCTTCAAGCCCAGCTGTCCATCCTCTCAGGATGAGGATGAGGGCTTTGGTGACTGGACCCAGAAGATGGAGAaaagcaggcggcgggaccTGGAGGAGCATGTTATGGCCAAGGAAGGAGGAACAGACAGTAGGCAAGGTGGCTCACTCATTGAGCAGAAGAGCGGCACTGAAACCCCAACAGTGGAACAGGTAGAGCAACAAGTGAGTAAAGGCAGCATGTCAAGGAGGAGGTATGGCCCGGAGATACTGAAGAGGGAGGAGAGGATGAACAACCGCAAGGAAAAAGTGCAGGACGGACACAGAAATGAAGACATAGAGCCAGGCATGACAGGAGAGAAGGATCCAAGAGCTGAGCAGAGGGAAAAG GAAGGAGGGCAGACGGACAAAGGTACCCATGACCAGGAAGTGACATCGCAGGCAGCTAAAGTGAAAAGAACGCTGAG GGGCATAAGCCTGAACCAGGAGGGGAGAACAAGGATGGACACCTTCCAGGAAACTGGGTACAAACTGGAGCAGATCCAACACAGCCTGCAAGAGAGGGAGCgggagagggaggagcagcagccGATCGAGACCAAGCTAGAGGGGCTGAGAATgagggaggaggaagaggagcatcagtgGCTCATTCAAATGGGG AATGACATTGATGGAAGAGTGATAGAGGAGCCCTCATGCTCG ATTACAGAGAGGACAGCATCACTGAATAGATGCTTAAAGAAAAG TAGTAGCTTTAAGAAGATACAGAACCCTGGCTTCATCTCAAAAATCGATGACAAAGTGGAGCAGTATACTCATGCCATTGAG AGCTCCTTAAAGGAGGCgagggcagccaaacaggcaCCGACAGACATGACCGCCCCCCCAGAGCCTGTGGCCACCAAGAAGAACTTATTTGAGGCTGGAGATGCCTGGAACCAAAGCTTCACCAAAGGCTCCCCATCCAAG GATGCCGAGGTTCTGAAGGTGGGCGTGACGGACTTGATCACCCAGTGGGTAAAGGGTAACCTGGATGACGGCTCCAGAATTTCCTCTCCAAAGCCAGCT GAAGTGAAATATGGTGAAGTGTTGCACAAAAAGAACCTATGGGAGACTCTAGGGGACACTTCCTGCTTTGGGAAGCCTGGACTGGGTGGAAAG GGTCCCTGCTCTACCAAGAGATACAAGTTTGTTGTGACAGGCCATGGAAAGTATGAGAAAGTTCCTGTCAGTGATGACCATTGCAATGCCTGCACGAATGAACAATCAA
- the LOC125751421 gene encoding caldesmon, smooth muscle-like isoform X4, which yields MLRGERREISKQGLQNLLRLTAQRSIEDAEEIERERRRQARKLSTTQQELDCGESFPERNAPHDDILHENVFKPSCPSSQDEDEGFGDWTQKMEKSRRRDLEEHVMAKEGGTDSRQGGSLIEQKSGTETPTVEQVKGNQTDMKMSYISKIYLQQEGGQTDKGTHDQEVTSQAAKVKRTLRGISLNQEGRTRMDTFQETGYKLEQIQHSLQEREREREEQQPIETKLEGLRMREEEEEHQWLIQMGNDIDGRVIEEPSCSITERTASLNRCLKKSSSFKKIQNPGFISKIDDKVEQYTHAIESSLKEARAAKQAPTDMTAPPEPVATKKNLFEAGDAWNQSFTKGSPSKDAEVLKVGVTDLITQWVKGNLDDGSRISSPKPAEVKYGEVLHKKNLWETLGDTSCFGKPGLGGKGPCSTKRYKFVVTGHGKYEKVPVSDDHCNACTNEQSSGTCPEHS from the exons ATGTTAAGAGGTGAAAGAAGAGAGATCAGCAAGCAAGGTTTGCAAAACTTGCTAAG ACTGACAGCTCAGCGCAGCATCGAGGATGCTGAGGAGATTGAGCGGGAGAGGCGGCGTCAGGCCAGGAAGCTGAGCACTACCCAGCAGGAGCTGGACTGCGGAGAGTCTTTCCCAGAGAGAAACGCGCCTCATGATGACATCTT GCATGAGAATGTCTTCAAGCCCAGCTGTCCATCCTCTCAGGATGAGGATGAGGGCTTTGGTGACTGGACCCAGAAGATGGAGAaaagcaggcggcgggaccTGGAGGAGCATGTTATGGCCAAGGAAGGAGGAACAGACAGTAGGCAAGGTGGCTCACTCATTGAGCAGAAGAGCGGCACTGAAACCCCAACAGTGGAACAG GTTAAAGGAAACCAGACAGACATGAAAATGTCATACATATCCAAAATCTATCTGCAACAGGAAGGAGGGCAGACGGACAAAGGTACCCATGACCAGGAAGTGACATCGCAGGCAGCTAAAGTGAAAAGAACGCTGAG GGGCATAAGCCTGAACCAGGAGGGGAGAACAAGGATGGACACCTTCCAGGAAACTGGGTACAAACTGGAGCAGATCCAACACAGCCTGCAAGAGAGGGAGCgggagagggaggagcagcagccGATCGAGACCAAGCTAGAGGGGCTGAGAATgagggaggaggaagaggagcatcagtgGCTCATTCAAATGGGG AATGACATTGATGGAAGAGTGATAGAGGAGCCCTCATGCTCG ATTACAGAGAGGACAGCATCACTGAATAGATGCTTAAAGAAAAG TAGTAGCTTTAAGAAGATACAGAACCCTGGCTTCATCTCAAAAATCGATGACAAAGTGGAGCAGTATACTCATGCCATTGAG AGCTCCTTAAAGGAGGCgagggcagccaaacaggcaCCGACAGACATGACCGCCCCCCCAGAGCCTGTGGCCACCAAGAAGAACTTATTTGAGGCTGGAGATGCCTGGAACCAAAGCTTCACCAAAGGCTCCCCATCCAAG GATGCCGAGGTTCTGAAGGTGGGCGTGACGGACTTGATCACCCAGTGGGTAAAGGGTAACCTGGATGACGGCTCCAGAATTTCCTCTCCAAAGCCAGCT GAAGTGAAATATGGTGAAGTGTTGCACAAAAAGAACCTATGGGAGACTCTAGGGGACACTTCCTGCTTTGGGAAGCCTGGACTGGGTGGAAAG GGTCCCTGCTCTACCAAGAGATACAAGTTTGTTGTGACAGGCCATGGAAAGTATGAGAAAGTTCCTGTCAGTGATGACCATTGCAATGCCTGCACGAATGAACAATCAA
- the LOC125751421 gene encoding caldesmon, smooth muscle-like isoform X5, translating into MLRGERREISKQGLQNLLRLTAQRSIEDAEEIERERRRQARKLSTTQQELDCGESFPERNAPHDDILHENVFKPSCPSSQDEDEGFGDWTQKMEKSRRRDLEEHVMAKEGGTDSRQGGSLIEQKSGTETPTVEQEGGQTDKGTHDQEVTSQAAKVKRTLRGISLNQEGRTRMDTFQETGYKLEQIQHSLQEREREREEQQPIETKLEGLRMREEEEEHQWLIQMGNDIDGRVIEEPSCSITERTASLNRCLKKSSSFKKIQNPGFISKIDDKVEQYTHAIESSLKEARAAKQAPTDMTAPPEPVATKKNLFEAGDAWNQSFTKGSPSKDAEVLKVGVTDLITQWVKGNLDDGSRISSPKPAEVKYGEVLHKKNLWETLGDTSCFGKPGLGGKGPCSTKRYKFVVTGHGKYEKVPVSDDHCNACTNEQSSGTCPEHS; encoded by the exons ATGTTAAGAGGTGAAAGAAGAGAGATCAGCAAGCAAGGTTTGCAAAACTTGCTAAG ACTGACAGCTCAGCGCAGCATCGAGGATGCTGAGGAGATTGAGCGGGAGAGGCGGCGTCAGGCCAGGAAGCTGAGCACTACCCAGCAGGAGCTGGACTGCGGAGAGTCTTTCCCAGAGAGAAACGCGCCTCATGATGACATCTT GCATGAGAATGTCTTCAAGCCCAGCTGTCCATCCTCTCAGGATGAGGATGAGGGCTTTGGTGACTGGACCCAGAAGATGGAGAaaagcaggcggcgggaccTGGAGGAGCATGTTATGGCCAAGGAAGGAGGAACAGACAGTAGGCAAGGTGGCTCACTCATTGAGCAGAAGAGCGGCACTGAAACCCCAACAGTGGAACAG GAAGGAGGGCAGACGGACAAAGGTACCCATGACCAGGAAGTGACATCGCAGGCAGCTAAAGTGAAAAGAACGCTGAG GGGCATAAGCCTGAACCAGGAGGGGAGAACAAGGATGGACACCTTCCAGGAAACTGGGTACAAACTGGAGCAGATCCAACACAGCCTGCAAGAGAGGGAGCgggagagggaggagcagcagccGATCGAGACCAAGCTAGAGGGGCTGAGAATgagggaggaggaagaggagcatcagtgGCTCATTCAAATGGGG AATGACATTGATGGAAGAGTGATAGAGGAGCCCTCATGCTCG ATTACAGAGAGGACAGCATCACTGAATAGATGCTTAAAGAAAAG TAGTAGCTTTAAGAAGATACAGAACCCTGGCTTCATCTCAAAAATCGATGACAAAGTGGAGCAGTATACTCATGCCATTGAG AGCTCCTTAAAGGAGGCgagggcagccaaacaggcaCCGACAGACATGACCGCCCCCCCAGAGCCTGTGGCCACCAAGAAGAACTTATTTGAGGCTGGAGATGCCTGGAACCAAAGCTTCACCAAAGGCTCCCCATCCAAG GATGCCGAGGTTCTGAAGGTGGGCGTGACGGACTTGATCACCCAGTGGGTAAAGGGTAACCTGGATGACGGCTCCAGAATTTCCTCTCCAAAGCCAGCT GAAGTGAAATATGGTGAAGTGTTGCACAAAAAGAACCTATGGGAGACTCTAGGGGACACTTCCTGCTTTGGGAAGCCTGGACTGGGTGGAAAG GGTCCCTGCTCTACCAAGAGATACAAGTTTGTTGTGACAGGCCATGGAAAGTATGAGAAAGTTCCTGTCAGTGATGACCATTGCAATGCCTGCACGAATGAACAATCAA
- the LOC125751421 gene encoding lymphocyte-specific protein 1-like isoform X1, producing the protein MLRGERREISKQGLQNLLRLTAQRSIEDAEEIERERRRQARKLSTTQQELDCGESFPERNAPHDDILHENVFKPSCPSSQDEDEGFGDWTQKMEKSRRRDLEEHVMAKEGGTDSRQGGSLIEQKSGTETPTVEQVEQQVSKGSMSRRRYGPEILKREERMNNRKEKVQDGHRNEDIEPGMTGEKDPRAEQREKVKGNQTDMKMSYISKIYLQQEGGQTDKGTHDQEVTSQAAKVKRTLRGISLNQEGRTRMDTFQETGYKLEQIQHSLQEREREREEQQPIETKLEGLRMREEEEEHQWLIQMGNDIDGRVIEEPSCSITERTASLNRCLKKSSSFKKIQNPGFISKIDDKVEQYTHAIESSLKEARAAKQAPTDMTAPPEPVATKKNLFEAGDAWNQSFTKGSPSKDAEVLKVGVTDLITQWVKGNLDDGSRISSPKPAEVKYGEVLHKKNLWETLGDTSCFGKPGLGGKGPCSTKRYKFVVTGHGKYEKVPVSDDHCNACTNEQSSGTCPEHS; encoded by the exons ATGTTAAGAGGTGAAAGAAGAGAGATCAGCAAGCAAGGTTTGCAAAACTTGCTAAG ACTGACAGCTCAGCGCAGCATCGAGGATGCTGAGGAGATTGAGCGGGAGAGGCGGCGTCAGGCCAGGAAGCTGAGCACTACCCAGCAGGAGCTGGACTGCGGAGAGTCTTTCCCAGAGAGAAACGCGCCTCATGATGACATCTT GCATGAGAATGTCTTCAAGCCCAGCTGTCCATCCTCTCAGGATGAGGATGAGGGCTTTGGTGACTGGACCCAGAAGATGGAGAaaagcaggcggcgggaccTGGAGGAGCATGTTATGGCCAAGGAAGGAGGAACAGACAGTAGGCAAGGTGGCTCACTCATTGAGCAGAAGAGCGGCACTGAAACCCCAACAGTGGAACAGGTAGAGCAACAAGTGAGTAAAGGCAGCATGTCAAGGAGGAGGTATGGCCCGGAGATACTGAAGAGGGAGGAGAGGATGAACAACCGCAAGGAAAAAGTGCAGGACGGACACAGAAATGAAGACATAGAGCCAGGCATGACAGGAGAGAAGGATCCAAGAGCTGAGCAGAGGGAAAAG GTTAAAGGAAACCAGACAGACATGAAAATGTCATACATATCCAAAATCTATCTGCAACAGGAAGGAGGGCAGACGGACAAAGGTACCCATGACCAGGAAGTGACATCGCAGGCAGCTAAAGTGAAAAGAACGCTGAG GGGCATAAGCCTGAACCAGGAGGGGAGAACAAGGATGGACACCTTCCAGGAAACTGGGTACAAACTGGAGCAGATCCAACACAGCCTGCAAGAGAGGGAGCgggagagggaggagcagcagccGATCGAGACCAAGCTAGAGGGGCTGAGAATgagggaggaggaagaggagcatcagtgGCTCATTCAAATGGGG AATGACATTGATGGAAGAGTGATAGAGGAGCCCTCATGCTCG ATTACAGAGAGGACAGCATCACTGAATAGATGCTTAAAGAAAAG TAGTAGCTTTAAGAAGATACAGAACCCTGGCTTCATCTCAAAAATCGATGACAAAGTGGAGCAGTATACTCATGCCATTGAG AGCTCCTTAAAGGAGGCgagggcagccaaacaggcaCCGACAGACATGACCGCCCCCCCAGAGCCTGTGGCCACCAAGAAGAACTTATTTGAGGCTGGAGATGCCTGGAACCAAAGCTTCACCAAAGGCTCCCCATCCAAG GATGCCGAGGTTCTGAAGGTGGGCGTGACGGACTTGATCACCCAGTGGGTAAAGGGTAACCTGGATGACGGCTCCAGAATTTCCTCTCCAAAGCCAGCT GAAGTGAAATATGGTGAAGTGTTGCACAAAAAGAACCTATGGGAGACTCTAGGGGACACTTCCTGCTTTGGGAAGCCTGGACTGGGTGGAAAG GGTCCCTGCTCTACCAAGAGATACAAGTTTGTTGTGACAGGCCATGGAAAGTATGAGAAAGTTCCTGTCAGTGATGACCATTGCAATGCCTGCACGAATGAACAATCAA
- the LOC125751421 gene encoding lymphocyte-specific protein 1-like isoform X2, which produces MLRGERREISKQGLQNLLRLTAQRSIEDAEEIERERRRQARKLSTTQQELDCGESFPERNAPHDDILHENVFKPSCPSSQDEDEGFGDWTQKMEKSRRRDLEEHVMAKEGGTDSRQGGSLIEQKSGTETPTVEQVEQQVSKGSMSRRRYGPEILKREERMNNRKEKVQDGHRNEDIEPGMTGEKDPRAEQREKVKGNQTDMKMSYISKIYLQQEGGQTDKGTHDQEVTSQAAKVKRTLRGISLNQEGRTRMDTFQETGYKLEQIQHSLQEREREREEQQPIETKLEGLRMREEEEEHQWLIQMGITERTASLNRCLKKSSSFKKIQNPGFISKIDDKVEQYTHAIESSLKEARAAKQAPTDMTAPPEPVATKKNLFEAGDAWNQSFTKGSPSKDAEVLKVGVTDLITQWVKGNLDDGSRISSPKPAEVKYGEVLHKKNLWETLGDTSCFGKPGLGGKGPCSTKRYKFVVTGHGKYEKVPVSDDHCNACTNEQSSGTCPEHS; this is translated from the exons ATGTTAAGAGGTGAAAGAAGAGAGATCAGCAAGCAAGGTTTGCAAAACTTGCTAAG ACTGACAGCTCAGCGCAGCATCGAGGATGCTGAGGAGATTGAGCGGGAGAGGCGGCGTCAGGCCAGGAAGCTGAGCACTACCCAGCAGGAGCTGGACTGCGGAGAGTCTTTCCCAGAGAGAAACGCGCCTCATGATGACATCTT GCATGAGAATGTCTTCAAGCCCAGCTGTCCATCCTCTCAGGATGAGGATGAGGGCTTTGGTGACTGGACCCAGAAGATGGAGAaaagcaggcggcgggaccTGGAGGAGCATGTTATGGCCAAGGAAGGAGGAACAGACAGTAGGCAAGGTGGCTCACTCATTGAGCAGAAGAGCGGCACTGAAACCCCAACAGTGGAACAGGTAGAGCAACAAGTGAGTAAAGGCAGCATGTCAAGGAGGAGGTATGGCCCGGAGATACTGAAGAGGGAGGAGAGGATGAACAACCGCAAGGAAAAAGTGCAGGACGGACACAGAAATGAAGACATAGAGCCAGGCATGACAGGAGAGAAGGATCCAAGAGCTGAGCAGAGGGAAAAG GTTAAAGGAAACCAGACAGACATGAAAATGTCATACATATCCAAAATCTATCTGCAACAGGAAGGAGGGCAGACGGACAAAGGTACCCATGACCAGGAAGTGACATCGCAGGCAGCTAAAGTGAAAAGAACGCTGAG GGGCATAAGCCTGAACCAGGAGGGGAGAACAAGGATGGACACCTTCCAGGAAACTGGGTACAAACTGGAGCAGATCCAACACAGCCTGCAAGAGAGGGAGCgggagagggaggagcagcagccGATCGAGACCAAGCTAGAGGGGCTGAGAATgagggaggaggaagaggagcatcagtgGCTCATTCAAATGGGG ATTACAGAGAGGACAGCATCACTGAATAGATGCTTAAAGAAAAG TAGTAGCTTTAAGAAGATACAGAACCCTGGCTTCATCTCAAAAATCGATGACAAAGTGGAGCAGTATACTCATGCCATTGAG AGCTCCTTAAAGGAGGCgagggcagccaaacaggcaCCGACAGACATGACCGCCCCCCCAGAGCCTGTGGCCACCAAGAAGAACTTATTTGAGGCTGGAGATGCCTGGAACCAAAGCTTCACCAAAGGCTCCCCATCCAAG GATGCCGAGGTTCTGAAGGTGGGCGTGACGGACTTGATCACCCAGTGGGTAAAGGGTAACCTGGATGACGGCTCCAGAATTTCCTCTCCAAAGCCAGCT GAAGTGAAATATGGTGAAGTGTTGCACAAAAAGAACCTATGGGAGACTCTAGGGGACACTTCCTGCTTTGGGAAGCCTGGACTGGGTGGAAAG GGTCCCTGCTCTACCAAGAGATACAAGTTTGTTGTGACAGGCCATGGAAAGTATGAGAAAGTTCCTGTCAGTGATGACCATTGCAATGCCTGCACGAATGAACAATCAA